The Macrobrachium nipponense isolate FS-2020 chromosome 8, ASM1510439v2, whole genome shotgun sequence nucleotide sequence GTCTGGGAGATGTTCAACATGAAGCAGCACTTCGACGAGGTTCGGAATCATCGCCACTGGATCAAGAAAACCTACTCCAGGCTGAAGGGCTTCCTTCCCGAGCTTTCCCCTGAGACTATTGACAGACACGACCTGACTAAGTACGCCTTCAGCCAAGCCATAGGATACACCCTCAAATGGGTCCATGGAATCAGTCATCCGATTTGGCACGCCGCATGCACATTGCACATCTATAACGAACCACATCACAAAGAAATGTGGTCTGAGAGAGACACGACGAAACAGAAGCGTAACAAACTGGAAACGTGGCTTTGGGCTGGTTCTCCCTTGAGTCAGGATTGTTGTCACGATGGAGAAGGAGTCCTTCCCGTCGACTGCCagggacagcagcagcagcagaagcagcagttCCCTGTGTCCTTTCTACTCGAGTCAGTCGTTGACATGGCGGCGGTTGAATGGGAGAGAAAGAAGGGCTGTAGAGAGGACATTACAGAAGCGGAATTGGTGACACTTGAAGAGAAGTACCTGAAGAGTTACGACAAAGACCAGTATGATATCATAACAAATACAATTCATAGCATTAAGACATCATCGGGATCTTAGCTGGCCCTTACCAGCAGCACCGGGTCTCATGAGATTTTTTGTCTTTAGCACGTCGTCATCTGTAAGAGTCAGCATCTGGCAAACCAAAGCTTGTGTTTGGATCTCGAAATGAACGTTTGGATAAAAGCTTTAATTAGCATTTTAGGACAGTTGTCTCGGTACCTGATCGCTACATGATCTGTCGACTCGACGCTCACTATAGCGATTGTAGTTATGAAtaggtttatatatgtatatatatatatatatatatatatatatatatatatacatatatatatatatatatatatatatatatatatatatatatatatatatatatatatatatatatatatatacacacaaacacacacacacacacacacatatatatatatatatatatatatatatatatatatatatatatataatatatatatatatatatatgtatgatatatattctctatagatTTTTAAGCACTCCTAGCAACACTTGAAACAGTAGCCCGTATTTAATGTATGCTAATCTAAGACGCTTACGAGGTTTCCGCCTTttagctatatatgtgtgtgtgtaaagtcatCCTGACCCTTTGATAATTGTTTCTTATGGTAGCAAACTGTGTATGTAGACACAATCTGAACTCCTTGGTTCAGTAATCTTCTAGTCAGTCATAGAGTAGCTCAGAACCCACAAGTTTCCTTTTCtcaatttcttttcctttaattGATTGAAATATCAAACCggctattttatatttatgaattcatttcaatcacattattttcttttttataatatttgctACAAATCttaattattcaatatatttgAGTCGATATGTGCAGCTATTTCCACTTCTAGTGTTTCCTATTTTCACAAATGGGCATTCCATGAAGATCTATTTATGTCATCACGTGcgatgataaaagaaaataacaatatgaAGTAGGGTTTCTGTGCCTTTATTTCGTTTATATCACTGAGGAGAGAGCCATGAAGATCAGTAGATGAATTTTCTTTTCgtattgataaaaaatattcatgttcataatgatatagaaattatatatatatatatatatatatatatatatatatatatatatatatatatatatatatatatatatatatgcgtgtgtgtgttcatattcacttatttatttctcattatttcatctttatgtatatatatataaagatattaatttaataaaaaaaacatttccgaGTTTTTCTGCCACTGATTGACTCAACTCTTAAGCTACAACACAAATTACCAAATTGTCACTAACTCAGGAAACAATATtgtattcatcattattattactatttctaaaTAATACAAAATCGAACGAAACCAAGTAAGAAATGAACAGTTTTGCGAATAATAACGGATTCCCTCAGAGGTAAGTGTTGACCATGCTTTGCAGCTTGTGCTCCGCTGCCACACCATGGCAACCGCCAAGGTTGGCAGAATCCATCACATAGCTGCGCACCCTGGCGACTGTGGTCGTGAGTAACAGTACTGTTATTGTAAGCACCTTTTCATCCACATGCCAGATCAATTGTATCAGATCTCGACAATAAATCAGTGTATTTTGGGTATGAAGTGTATAACTTTCCTTTACATTGCGACCCCCTGGGTAGACAACATGGTCCCCAGCCCTGACTGACCACGAAACAACTAGTCACTAATAGATCCATAATTTAATCCTCGTTGACATAAGGCAAATTTGGCAGCTGCACCAATGTCAATGAAATGTTAGTAAGCTTGCCACTTGCCAGGATAGTCCGggatagtgataaaaaaaaaaagttgatgtcCTGGCTACTTTATTAGCTACTTATCGGTCACGAGATTTCATCTGACAAAAACATGAACGTGGCACATTCCCTGTCTGCCCACTTTCTCAGGAGATGAACCATCAGTCGGTTCTGGAGAACTGAGATACAATTCTGTCTCTGACTCCATCCTCGAGTGATCCCAGACACTCTCCTCCCACATCGCACACTGGTTTGATGGTTACTGGAAAGGATGATCTACAAAGAACTCCACAAACTCATAACGATCGAGGTCTCATTGCCTCTTTGATCTATGCAACACACCTAACACAGTGCATCTAATAACATTCATTCAGAAATTCAACCAAGAATTGGCGGCCCCAAACAACACCCCCCTGGCTCCTAGTGGACAAAAATCGAccaggacaatcaaagaaacagCGATGGTGGCCGCCATAACCTTCAGGAACCCACTTCCTTAGATATATGTCGCTGACAGTGATTCCGGTACGTTACTTTTTCAAGTATGTCTAAAACTGTAAAACTGCCCACATGGCAGAGAATCACTAATCATAAGGCGCACCTTCCCCTGACCTTTGAGCCAGCCGTAAGTCTTACACTTCTTAAGATACAAACTTTATCTTACCTGTTATTGGTTCCAAGTGGTTTAAGAACATAACACACCTTGTTGAattgttggctctctctctctctctcaagtgaattCTATTGGATGTTCTTTGATATTGACTTTCAGATCACTTGGGACTGTTACATAGTTTATCTTTAGCCGCAGAAAAGACATTTatattaacaagaaaaataaaagcatcaGAGTGCGTTTAGATTTTACCAAAGAACAGGAGGATACCAAGGGCTCCACAATAATTGTAAGTCACTGTGCTTTACAATTGAgcggatgaaatgaaaaaaaagggacgGGGGCGGTAGTGAAAAAGCAAAAATGCCATTTTTTTCTGCACCTTGAGACCCTCGCTCTTCGTCTCCTTCATtctctggatctctttatctgcTTGTCCAACTGCTCCAATTCCCTTTTAACTTCTTCAGCGACGAATGGCAGAAAGTGCCCAAGAGCTTGATTTCGAAAACTCACAAGGAACTAAGAGGAATGAATCTTTATGCAGATGGAAATTTCTTAAACTAAGACCAGACTTCTACGATGTGACCAGCTGCAAAGACTACACAAGTATGCATGTTCGGAATATCAAAATGAGTCTGCGTGGAACTCATGTACTGAGGCGCTCTCGACTCTATAGCAACGTGCAAACTCCTGTTTCTCGGACAAATTCCCTTGCGATAATTACCACAGGTATTTAACCACCGATGAATAAACCAAATACGTAGTAACATCTAGAATAGCCAGTTACAATACGACACCGTGACATGCTGCACTATCAAAATTATTTTGCTTcgaaaaataaattctttgaaaTACTTATCTCTATAATACTCAtttttacacaaaaacattttattgacTTTGGATATGATATTACCACATCAGCGTGCTGTGTGTCACTCTgacattaataatgaaaatagtccCAGTCACGAACTGATAAGACTACTAGTATCTTCTTTGAAGATATGTAACATTCACCAGACTTTTAATTCATGCGTTAACGTTCACTTTTTATTCCTTGCGCTTCATGTTCCgcttaaagaaaaaacaattcttttctttatgttcctttcaaataaaatagattattgTTCATTTTACTATTAAACAAAAGATTTTCTTGTTCTAGACACATTTTATCTTTCGTGCCTTGCCTCCGCGGTCTTTTAATAACAAATCTTCTGTTTGACGGTGATCGCCTGGCCACCTGTATTGTTTTGTTTCCTGTAATTAATTTGACACAGTGTAGATTTTTCTCGGCCTTCGTATGTTCCGTAGACTTTTTTACCCGTTGTGCTGGACTCGCTCATCGGCAGGCTCGGGAGATGCATGTCCATGTAATTGTCGGGATCGCCACTGTTGCTTGACTGGTTGCATTCTAACGATCACTAGCTCTCTAGGCCTATGTGGGACACTCAACACAAGGGGCTAAACAGGTCAAGTTGTCCCTTTCAATCAAAGGGCTACCTCCAGGACAACCCACAGTCGGGACTTCTATTCTATGCCCCAGAGCCAGTATTTTAATTCGATTGCTTTTGCAAGTGCCCGGGTAAGGTACGGTCGGTCTTCATCTTGCTATCACACCAACAATCAAATTAACCATTGAAAGTTTTTTGCACCTGTCGTGTACTTGGCCACACCCGGTAAGTTATTCCAGGAACAAAATCCATTCAGGTGAAATTATTATTGGTAAGTGTATCTGCTTTGGACACGATTCGAATTTGGGCAGTTTTAATGTCCACTGGGTTTAAGTTATTCCCATGGTAAAGCGAATTGATTTAAGTGATAATTGTTACTTAATATTTGAAAGTATGAAAAAAAGGTCACTTGTgtctgaatgatatatataaatatatatatatatatatatatatatatatatatatatatatatatatatatatatatatatatatatatatatatatgcatatgtatatattatatatatatatatatatatatatatatatatatatagtgtgtgtgtgtgtgtgcattttatgtgtgtgtgtgtgagtgtatgtgtataattatgGAAGGCATTAATCTTGCCTCACCAAGTGATTCTAGATCAATCCCACGTGGATTGCAGTGTAGGGGGGCGGGACTGGTGACTGAACGATATATAGACGTTGGGCATGAAGCTTAGTCTCATGAGCCGAAAACTTGGAGTCTGCTTACTCTAAAGCACAGACCATTTTTGTAAGAAGGCAAGTCGCTGAAATTGAATAATGGGAAGTTTTCGTGAATGGGGCATTACACAGAGACGAGTATCCTTCGCCAAGGAAATGACGCAAGACAACTCACAACACGTCACATCTTTTTCCGCTGAGGTCATCGACGGATCACGGGATGCTCATTCTGCCTCAACGCCTCGTGAATGCCGGGCAGACTCACTCACTGTTCACATCCTAGAACCCTCGGCTCTACGTTGGCGCACAATCGACGTTTCGAGTACAAGTGATTGTTTTGACTTACTTTGCGAAGACATCACTCAGCAAATCGTCCAAGGAGGATCAAAGTACCTTTCGAACTTGGAAACGAGGAAAACTACtgacaaacaaaaattatttcaaggGAACCTTTGAAAGCAACCCCGTCGATTTTTAGAATTGTGCGGCGAGAATCTGGCAAGATGCACAAGTCAGCAGTGATCACGATGGCGTTGGTGTTGAGCCTTTGTCTCCCTGATTGCCTGGCTGCAATTGTCGACATCGTCCGGGGGAGTAACAGAAGGTGTCCGAGGGAATGCGAGTTCAAGACGAAGTCAGGTGAATGTCAAATTGACTATGCTTGCAGATTTAGGAACGCTGCGAACAGTAAGCAGTGACTTTAGTTACAGGATGTCGCGAGTGAGATCCTAAAGATCATCCTTGTAGTGTGACCATTCTGCATTCTGTTGACTTGGTTATTAAAATCATGCAAGATAAGCGAGTTTCCTTTGACCACACTTCCTAAACTGCCAAAATTAAGCTGTAAAAGATTCATCCAGCCTACTTTTCAGAATAATAACATACTTACTTGATTTTGAAAACAACGAAAAGTTTTCAGCTCTTGTCTAACCTTGGGTGCAACGACAATGACTCAAGGGCTTTGAGTTGTGAAGCAGGATTTAACCTTCTTCTTTTAGATTAATATTTACACAAAGAATTTCCTTAAAGTGTGTAAACAGCAATCGCAGTTGTAATCATGTCAACataaccacacatacacatatatgtatatgtatatatatatatatatatatatatatatatagtatatatatatatatatatatatatatatatttgtaacgaAGTggccaagagtatctgggtctggataccattaatatttagtgcacgaagtagccaaagatctgtgtctggacaccgttaatatttgttaacccaaattgccaagaaACTTGTTATTTCACTTACCACTTGTACTagttagcacaagagacccttttattcctggatctgggacaccctttgtacttagggcaccgtttgttcaagtacctggttattacttacctcactacgccagacacctgacccttcatcacaaatactaaacgactgaatactctaaaggtaatagtgatcccttatagaactgaacagtcaagaaaacaatcagtctaagttcattaaaatagatgtgaggtaatttgaattaaagggcatcaccccttctacaatttcaaatctaagtatttccctgattcttatttatttgtgggaaacggcacaattatcactctatatttctacctaaccgaaaataaaatatgatactgGTGgggaaccaaaaaataaaatgctcaaataaattt carries:
- the LOC135223208 gene encoding uncharacterized protein LOC135223208, which codes for MFTSVIESLKCSVPQELQAGVLETCRSFEERERARQKRGRNPKTSSNEFQDSASGAEGKDAMVEESFNVPVAIAEVMMQLWSGKMYRYVENLILTKAIREGYFESGQRAFVHALDGDLEEQEEEKGRHPDWVIRNQDETIIRLVWEMFNMKQHFDEVRNHRHWIKKTYSRLKGFLPELSPETIDRHDLTKYAFSQAIGYTLKWVHGISHPIWHAACTLHIYNEPHHKEMWSERDTTKQKRNKLETWLWAGSPLSQDCCHDGEGVLPVDCQGQQQQQKQQFPVSFLLESVVDMAAVEWERKKGCREDITEAELVTLEEKYLKSYDKDQYDIITNTIHSIKTSSGS